The following proteins are co-located in the Solanum pennellii chromosome 8, SPENNV200 genome:
- the LOC107027664 gene encoding uncharacterized protein LOC107027664, whose protein sequence is MAPKDENESDNDEIQNQMTSQETGTTEEIRALKQQMAETPSSNRDYFNTNMSPPIQVSTSDPIYPPGFGPYANTSNVAGTSMVRSSNTPVISNPLFVSTAPTNSVPQPTMVPKSNSDSLPKVRRDHSYTLEEAIKIPSSHPHIHQYSSAVKIEKMVKNEEHEEMTKKMKSLEQSIRDMQGLGGHKGILFSDLCMFPHVHLPAGSKTPKFEKYDGHEDPIAHLKRYCNQLRGAEGKEELLMAYFGESLVGIASEWFIDQDITNWHTWDDFAQCFVQQFQYNIDIVSDRSSLANTGKRTTENFCEYAIRWREQAARVKPPMKESEMIDVFL, encoded by the coding sequence ATGGCCCCCAAAGACGAAAATGAATCGGACAATGATGAGATCCAAAACCAGATGACTTCACAAGAAACAGGGACAACAGAAGAGATAAGGGCGTTAAAACAACAAATGGCAGAGACACCGTCTTCAAATCGAgactattttaatacaaatatgtctCCCCCTATCCAGGTGTCGACAAGCGATCCGATATATCCCCCTGGATTCGGCCCCTATGCTAACACATCCAATGTCGCTGGAACTTCTATGGTGCGCTCTTCGAATACGCCTGTGATAAGTAATCCACTCTTTGTGTCGACTGCCCCGACTAACAGCGTCCCACAACCAACGATGGTGCCCAAATCCAACAGTGATTCTCTGCCTAAAGTTCGGCGTGATCACAGTTACACTCTTGAAGAGGCCATTAAAATTCCAAGCTCTCATCCCCACATTCATCAATATAGTTCCGCTGTCAAAATTGAGAAGATGGTCAAGAATGAGGAACATGAAGAAATGactaagaaaatgaagagtttggaaCAGAGTATAAGAGATATGCAAGGACTAGGAGGCCACAAAGGCATCTTGTTCAGTGACTTGTGTATGTTTCCTCACGTCCATTTGCCTGCTGGTTCTAAAACTCCAAAGTTTGAGAAATACGATGGTCACGAAGACCCCATAGCTCATCTAAAGAGATATTGCAACCAATTGAGGGGTGCAGAGGGCAAAGAAGAGTTACTTATGGCCTATTTTGGGGAAAGCTTAGTAGGGATTGCATCTGAATGGTTCATAGATCAGGATATCACCAACTGGCACACATGGGATGATTTCGCTCAATGTTTTGTACAACAATTCCAATATAATATTGACATTGTGTCAGATCGCTCCTCATTAGCCAACACGGGGAAAAGGACCACGGAAAATTTTTGTGAATATGCTATTAGATGGAGGGAACAAGCTGCTAGGGTTAAACCACCGATGAAGGAGTCAGAGATGATTGATGTTTTTCTCTAG
- the LOC114073915 gene encoding uncharacterized protein LOC114073915 → MSQLEKIAGRTFEVNRITFSDDELPKEGTGHNQGLHITVKCELSYVTRVLIDGGSGANICPLSTLQKLNIGEIELVLTIGPVDFAVNFQVLDINASYNLLLGRPWVHRAGAVPSMLHQMIKFEYDRQEVIVHGEGDLSIYKDSSSPFIKANNENEALVYQAFEVVVIEHVPEGSVISKPNMPIASVMVVNELLKHGFEPGKGLGICLQERAYPVSLRKSIDAFGLGYQPRVEDKMKAKKQKRDVWSLTKPIQPIYKSFIKARATESYQSSFPEPVMKVSEEMINYFQDLFVEVDMVELGEGTSDRDVQFIGPDVNLNNWEATPLPVKDESCSFYADSSDMTCMQNFSPDLNIQSNLRPNIEIISQEIEYDEDRVFEEVRRDFNHFENKSNPNMSETETINLGDQEIIKETKISVHVRHQKDDIIQALFDYKDVFASSYDDMPGLSTDMVVHKLPIDPNFPPIKQKLRKLKTDMSVIIKEEITKQLEAKVIQVSQYPSWLANIVPVPKKDGKVRMCVDYRDLNKASPKDDFPLPNIHILLDNCAKHEVASFVDCYAGYHQIIMDDEDAEKTSFITPWGTYCYRVMPFGLKNAGATYMRAMTTMFHDMMHREIEVYVDDVIIKSKKQSNHVKDLRRFFERLRRYNLKLNPAKCVFGVPSGKLLGFIVSRRGIELDPSKIKAIQELPPPKNKTEVMSLLGRLNYISRFIAQLTTTCEPIFKLLKKNATVEWTEECREAFERIKNYLSNPPVLVPPEPGRPLILYISVLDNSFGCLLGQHDDTGKKERAIYYLSKKFTVYEAKYTLLERTCCALTWVAQKLKHYLSSYTTYLISRMDPLKYIFQKPMPTGRLAKWQILLTEFDIIYITRTAMKAQALADHLAENPIDEEYEPLKTYFPDEEISCIDEVIHDNDQGWKLFFDGASNRKGVGIGAVLMSESGEYYPISAQLRFYCTNNMSEYEACILGLRLAVDMGIQELLVLGDSDLLVHQIQGEWETRDPKLIPYQHCLQGLCQQFVSIKFRHIPRVHNEIADALATLSSMLQHPDDAHIDPLYIQIRDQHAYCNMIEEEFDGKPWFHDIKTYLQSGECPSDVTSNQKRTIRRLARGFFLSGGILYKKTPDLGLLRCVNAQEASTIMIEVHSGVCGPHMNGYVLAKKILRAGYYWLTMEQDSIRFVRKCHECQIHGDLIHSPPSELHAMSAPWPFVAWGMDVIDR, encoded by the exons ATGAGTCAGTTAGAGAAGATTGCTGGGAGAACATTTGAGGTAAACCGCATCACCTTTTCAGATGATGAACTACCCAAAGAAGGTACAGGACATAACCAAGGCCTACATATCACTGTAAAGTGTGAGCTTTCATATGTCACTCGAGTTCTAATTGATGGAGGATCTGGAGCAAATATTTGTCCTTTATCAACTCTACAGAAATTGAAT ATTGGTGAGATTGAGCTCGTACTAACCATAGGGCCTGTGGATTTCGCTGTGAATTTTCAAGTGTTGGATATCAACGCCTCCTACAATCTATTGTTAGGGAGGCCATGGGTGCATAGGGCTGGAGCAGTTCCCTCAATGTTGCATCAAATGATTAAGTTTGAATATGACCGACAAGAGGTGATTGTTCATGGTGAGGGGGATTTGTCAATCTACAAAGACTCTTCCTCCCCTTTTATCAAGGCGAATAATGAGAATGAGGCACTGGTTTATCAAGCTTTTGAGGTAGTGGTTATTGAGCATGTCCCCGAGGGGAGTGTCATTTCAAAACCAAATATGCCCATCGCGTCGGTAATGGTGGTGAATGAATTGCTGAAACATGGGTTTGAGCCGGGTAAAGGCTTAGGAATTTGCTTGCAAGAGAGAGCTTATCCAGTGAGTCTACGAAAGAGCATCGATGCTTTTGGCTTAGGCTACCAACCTAGAGTCGAGGACAAAATGAAGGCAAAGAAGCAGAAGAGAGATGTATGGTCACTTACCAAGCCTATACAACCAATCTACAAATCTTTCATCAAAGCCCGCGCAACAGAATCTTATCAATCATCTTTTCCAGAGCCAGTGATGAAAGTAAGCGAAGAAATGATCaactattttcaagatttatttgtcGAGGTTGATATGGTGGAACTCGGAGAAGGCACTAGCGACAGAGATGTGCAATTCATTGGTCCTGATGTCAATCTAAACAATTGGGAGGCCACCCCTCTCCCCGTTAAAGACGAGTCTTG TTCTTTCTATGCCGATTCTAGTGATATGACATGCATGCAGAATTTTTCGCCAGATCTTAATATCCAATCTAATCTTCGAcctaatattgaaataataagtcAAGAAATCGAATATGATGAAGACAGAGTATTTGAAGAAGTAAGGAGGGATttcaatcattttgaaaataagtcaaatccaAACATGAGTGAAACTGAGACGATAAATTTGGGGGATCAGGAAATTATTAAGGAGACTAAGATAAGTGTACATGTTCGACATCAAAAGGACGATATAATCCAGGCCCTGTTTGATTACAAAGATGTTTTTGCGTCATCTTATGATGACATGCCTGGATTAAGCACTGACATGGTTGTTCACAAGTTGCCAATTGATCCTAATTTTCCTCCGATAAAGCAGAAGTTGAGAAAACTCAAAACCGACATGAGTGTAATAATTAAAGAGGAGATCACAAAACAACTTGAGGCCAAAGTCATTCAAGTCTCTCAATATCCTTCTTGGTTAGCCAATATCGTACCCGTCCCTAAGAAAGACGGCAAAGTTCGAATGTGTGTTGATTATCGTGATTTGAATAAGGCAAgtccaaaagatgattttccTTTGCCTAACATCCATATTTTATTGGATAATTGTGCTAAACATGAGGTTGCATCTTTTGTGGATTGTTATGCGGGCTACCATCAGATTATTATGGATGATGAAGATGCAGAAAAAACATCTTTTATCACTCCATGGGGTACATATTGTTATCGTGTTATgccttttggattaaaaaatgcAGGGGCAACTTATATGAGAGCAATGACAACCATGTTTCACGATATGATGCATAGAGAAATcgaagtttatgtggatgatgttATCATTAAATCTAAAAAACAGTCAAATCATGTGAAAGACTTAAGGAGATTCTTCGAAAGGCTCCGCAGGTATAATCTCAAGCTTAATCCTGCAAAATGTGTATTTGGAGTACCATCGGGGAAGCTTTTGGGGTTTATAGTCAGTCGAAGAGGTATCGAGttggatccttcaaaaataaaagcaattcaagaattGCCACCTCCAAAGAACAAAACTGAGGTTATGAGCCTTCTAGGAAGGTTAAACTACATCAGCAGATTCATTGCTCAACTCACAACAACTTGTGAGCCTATCTTTAAGTTGTTGAAAAAGAATGCCACAGTCGAGTGGACCGAAGAATGTCGAGAAGCTTTTGAAAGAATTAAGAATTACCTATCGAATCCCCCTGTGTTGGTTCCTCCCGAGCCGGGAAGACCTTTGATATTGTATATATCAGTACTGGATAATTCTTTTGGTTGTCTACTGGGTCAGCATGATGACACTGGAAAGAAAGAGCGGGCCATTTATTACCTCAGCAAGAAGTTTACCGTTTACGAAGCGAAGTACACCCTTCTTGAAAGAACGTGTTGTGCCCTAACTTGGGTAGCACAGAAGTTGAAACATTATCTTTCATCTTACACTACTTATCTCATCTCTCGTATGGATccgttgaaatatatttttcaaaagcccATGCCCACAGGCAGGCTTGCGAAATGGCAAATATTGCTCACAGAGTTTGACATTATCTATATAACGCGGACCGCAATGAAAGCTCAAGCATTGGCAGATCATTTGGCAGAGAACCCtattgatgaagaatatgaaccaCTTAAAACCTATTTTCCAGATGAAGAGATATCTTGTATCGATGAAGTTATTCACGATAACGATCAAGGTTGGAAGTTATTCTTTGATGGTGCCTCTAACAGGAAAGGAGTTGGAATAGGAGCTGTTCTTATGTCTGAATCAGGGGAATATTACCCTATATCAGCCCAACTTAGATTCTATTGTACTAATAATATGTCTGAGTATGAAGCGTGCATTTTGGGTCTGAGGTTAGCTGTTGACATGGGCATCCAAGAATTGTTAGTGTTAGGAGACTCAGACTTACtagttcatcaaattcaaggagaatgggAAACTCGAGACCCAAAGCTCATACCATATCAACATTGTTTACAAGGTCTTTGTCAACAATTCGTGTCGATAAAGTTTAGACACATTCCCAGAGTGCACAATGAGATTGCAGATGCATTGGCCACTTTATCTTCGATGCTCCAACACCCTGATGACGCTCATATCGACCCTTTATACATACAAATTCGTGATCAACATGCTTATTGCAACATGATTGAGGAGGAATTTGATGGTAAGCCTTGGTTTCATGATATCAAAACATATCTTCAGTCTGGAGAATGTCCGTCGGATGTAACTAGTAATCAAAAAAGGACTATTCGACGACTAGCAAGGGGTTTTTTCTTAAGCGGAGGCATACTGTACAAGAAGACACCCGATTTAGGTCTTCTAAGGTGTGTAAATGCTCAAGAGGCTTCCACAATCATGATTGAAGTACACTCAGGAGTTTGTGGACCTCATATGAATGGAtatgttctagccaagaagatACTTCGAGCAGGATATTATTGGCTCACCATGGAGCAGGATTCCATACGATTTGTTCGTAAATGTCATGAATGTCAAATACACGGTGATTTGATACATTCTCCCCCTTCTGAGTTGCATGCAATGTCTGCTCCATGGCCTTTCGTGGCATGGGGAATGGATGTGATTGACCGATAA
- the LOC107027666 gene encoding uncharacterized protein LOC107027666, with product MGGSNNFLVSDQEGRGGFHPFQHYLSVCHLMQEVCYRFKIEHRNSTPYRPKANGAVEAANKNRKKILRKMVQSSRQWHEKLPFALLGYRTTVRTSVGATPYSLVYGTEAVIPAEIEIPSLRIVVEAEIDDDEWIKTRLEQLSLIDEKRLTSVCHGQLYQKRMARAYNKKVRPTHFEKGQLVLRRILPHHAETKGKFSPNWRGPFVVKRVLPNGALYLADI from the exons atgggtggaagcaatAACTTTCTAGTCAGTGACCAAGAAGGTCGTGGTGGATTTCATCCATTTCAACATTATCTGTCGGTTTG CCACTTAATGCAAGAGGTATGCTACCGATTTAAGATTGAGCATCGAAATTCGACTCCGTATCGCCCAAAGGCAAACGGGGCTGTAGAAGCTGctaacaaaaatagaaaaaagatacTTCGTAAGATGGTGCAAAGTTCTCgacaatggcatgaaaagttgcCTTTTGCTTTGTTGGGTTATCGCACTACAGTCCGTACGTCAGTGGGCGCTACCCCATATTCACTGGTATACGGGACTGAGGCAGTAATACCTGCAGAGATTGAGATCCCATCTTTACGAATTGTTGTggaggctgaaattgatgatgatgagtggATCAAAACTCGGTTAGAGCAATTAagtttgattgatgagaagcgTCTGACATCAGTATGTCATGGACAATTATATCAGAAAAGAATGGCACGGGCATACAACAAAAAGGTGCGTCCCACACATTTTGAAAAGGGTCAATTAGTATTGAGACGCATTTTGCCACATCATGCCGAAACCAAAGgcaaattttctccaaattggaGAGGACCATTTGTTGTTAAAAGGGTATTACCCAATGGTGCTCTTTACTTAGCAGATATATAA
- the LOC107028792 gene encoding protein WVD2-like 5, with the protein MMEIDNNISVSVNGSSFGNGIHQLPEVVAAKLDDVPNGGFSVQGLERSFQSAVMVNDSETVGSTVHEVTHESTTTIENNPCASSEGHEAKESRESKNSKQSKAPGKGKNTVSIGVKKTKDASTGSVVLNGSLASQQRSKQMSSLGVKSKSFNDRKTADNNLKPPVARINVSHAKQSGQPDATSPSPNADSLREKTNPISLKKAAPNNADGNAESPLSPAADAKSRKVGALPTYNMSFKCDERAEKRREFYSKLEEKIHAKEVEKSNLQAKTKETQEAEIKMLRKSLKFKATPMPSFYQEPPPPQVELKKIPTTRAKSPKLGRRKSSPTKEADHTSMHTSRLSLEKNVSQNPAKGHPPDNVKKPTRRSLPKLPSQKINLLSNTKKPSPIKTSISQETNEAASNNMSAVASQPNNVSEQTNEIGTFVQKHDATSVVETSKSKTFVEAQSETNVVQPPHCSGEVKASTAAITDS; encoded by the exons ATGATGGAGATTGACAATAACATATCTGTATCCGTAAATGGGTCGAGCTTTGGAAATGGGATTCATCAACTTCCAGAAGTAGTTGCTGCCAAACTAGATGATGTTCCTAACGGAGGTTTCAGTGTTCAAGGATTAGAAAGAAGCTTTCAGAGTGCTGTGATGGTGAATGATAGTGAAACGGTGGGTTCCACTGTGCACGAGGTCACACACGAATCAACCACGACTATAGAAAACAACCCCTGTGCCAGTTCTGAG GGACATGAAGCCAAAGAATCTCGAGAGTCTAAGAACTCCAAGCAGTCCAAAGCTCCAGGAAAAGGCAAAAATACTGTATCCATTGGTGTAAAGAAAACCAAAGATGCATCAACTGGTTCTGTTGTTTTAAATGGTTCCCTAGCCTCACAGCAACGCTCTAAACAGATGTCTTCCCTTGGTGTAAAGAGTAAATCATTTAACGACAGAAAAACTGCTGATAACAATTTAAAACCCCCCGTAGCACGTATAAATGTCAGTCATGCTAAG CAATCTGGCCAACCTGATGCAACATCACCTTCTCCAAATGCTGACAGCCTTAG GGAGAAAACAAACCCGATATCTTTGAAGAAAGCTGCCCCAAATAATGCTGATGGAAATGCAGAATCACCTTT GAGTCCTGCTGCAGATGCCAAGTCTCGCAAAGTAGGTGCTCTTCCAACCTACAATATGAGTTTCAAGTGCGATGAGAGGGCTGAGAAAAGGAGAGAG TTTTACTCTAAGCTTGAGGAAAAAATCCATGCGAAGGAAGTCGAGAAGAGTAATTTGCAAGCCAAGACTAAG GAAACTCAGGAAGCCGAGATCAAAATGTTAAGAAAGAGCTTAAAGTTCAAAGCTACCCCCATGCCAAGCTTTTATCAGGAACCTCCTCCTCCCCAGGTGGAGTTGAAGAAG ATACCAACAACAAGAGCTAAATCCCCCAAGCTTGGCCGGAGAAAGAGCTCCCCCACCAAAGAGGCAGACCATACTTCCATGCACACAAGTAGGTTGAGCTTGGAAAAAAATGTATCTCAAAATCCTGCTAAAGGACATCCTCCAGACAATGTCAAGAAGCCTACACGGAGATCTCTTCCAAAGCTGCCATCTCAAAAAATCAACTTGTTAAGTAATACAAAAAAGCCTTCCCCCATCAAAACGAGCATATCCCAGGAAACAAATGAAGCTGCATCTAACAACATGAGTGCAGTTGCTTCTCAACCAAACAACGTATCTGAGCAAACAAATGAAATCGGAACATTTGTTCAAAAGCATGACGCTACATCTGTCGTTGAAACAAGCAAGAGTAAGACTTTTGTTGAAGCTCAATCCGAGACTAATGTGGTGCAGCCACCCCATTGCAGTGGAGAAGTGAAAGCAAGCACTGCAGCTATAACAGATTCATGA